Part of the Triplophysa rosa linkage group LG21, Trosa_1v2, whole genome shotgun sequence genome is shown below.
AGAGAGACATGTGGACCTCCGGAGCGTTCGGATACGCCGCTCGTGTTCACGGATCTTGCACTGCAGGTGGTTCTGGATGGCAAATCCCAGCGACTCCGTATCCAACGACGCTCCATAAACTTCCCACGTCATTCCCTGCTCGTCCCAGACGATGTCCTGAGGTGTAACGGTTTCTTCCTTTTCTCCTTTCGTCTTTTCGGAGTTCTTCCGTTCTGCCGTCTCACCCGACACATCAGACTGGCTGGAAAGCTCAATTTCTATTTGACAGACGTGTTGAACGGGTTTCCGGCCGTTGGGGGACTTGTAAGGCCGTGGACCTAGAAATCTAGGCTTGGCTCCCATTGGTGTGGGGTTCAGTGAGAGTACGCTTGGCAGCTGGATGTGGACTGGACTCGTACCTGTGGATTTGTCGGAGACCTCCACGAACACCTGGACCTCCGTGTCAACGTACATCGGGAGCAGATCCGTCTGCAGCGCTGCATCATGAGTTTCAACCGTCGTCATCTCTGCATCCTTCAGTTTCTTGACTCTTCGAGTTTTGATCTTTTCCATCATGGCCGTGTTTTTCTTAACCTCAACTTCCTTCCTTCGCTCTGCCCTTTCATCTTCCATTCTCTCTCCTGTCGTTCTCTCCGTGTCATGTCGTCTCTCTGGGGTTGTGACATTTGCGTGACTTTTGTCTTCTGCTGTCGAGGGGTTTGATGGCTGCTTCTCATTTTTAGGAGAAGGGTTACGTTTACAACCTGAGTTTAGCGCGATAAGGTCACTTCCTGCGAGACCGTTCTCCGCCCGTGTGCCCTGAAGAGCAACATCATCTTCCGCCCCTGCGGGGTCCGTCCCGAGCTGCGGTTCGCTATCATTCGTCCTTCCTTTTTCTCTTCTGTTAGCTTCAGTTTTGTCCACTTTGAGAGATGCTGAAGGTGATGGTTTAAGTTTGGGGCTGGAGGTTGCTCTGGGAATGTGAGAGAGGGACGTCCGGATCTTGAGCGAGCCTGTAGAAGAAATTTGGGATGCAGAAGCCGTTTTGTGAATAATGTTGGGATGGTCAGATGATGTGGCTGCCTTGTGGATGTTTTTAGGAGAGGATGAAATGTTTGCACCAACTTGGGTTTTTAAATTCTGGCTCATGTTTGGGGATCTTGACTTTGACCTGCTGGGTCTTCTAACAGCTGGTTCGGTTGTAAGTGTTGTAGATGAATGACTCAAAGCAGGTTTTTTCAATGCTAATATCGTCGTCGCAGGTGCGCTGGCAGTGACATCATTGCACGGTTTGGTCGCGGCtgaatgcattgtgggaattcTTGATGTAGCTGTGAACAAAGCTTTGGGTGGAACGGCAGTGGGAACTAATGCTGCGAGTGTTTTTAGGTCATCATCAGATTCCCTGGAGGTGCATCTCTCCTCCTGTTCTTCAGATTCTtcttcaatcccatgatgctcTTTTCTTGAACTGGTTCCTTGAGAGACATTTCTCTTTTTTGACTCAGACTCCCAG
Proteins encoded:
- the gprin3a gene encoding G protein-regulated inducer of neurite outgrowth 3; amino-acid sequence: MESHAYLYHPGNSEPEGCWESESKKRNVSQGTSSRKEHHGIEEESEEQEERCTSRESDDDLKTLAALVPTAVPPKALFTATSRIPTMHSAATKPCNDVTASAPATTILALKKPALSHSSTTLTTEPAVRRPSRSKSRSPNMSQNLKTQVGANISSSPKNIHKAATSSDHPNIIHKTASASQISSTGSLKIRTSLSHIPRATSSPKLKPSPSASLKVDKTEANRREKGRTNDSEPQLGTDPAGAEDDVALQGTRAENGLAGSDLIALNSGCKRNPSPKNEKQPSNPSTAEDKSHANVTTPERRHDTERTTGERMEDERAERRKEVEVKKNTAMMEKIKTRRVKKLKDAEMTTVETHDAALQTDLLPMYVDTEVQVFVEVSDKSTGTSPVHIQLPSVLSLNPTPMGAKPRFLGPRPYKSPNGRKPVQHVCQIEIELSSQSDVSGETAERKNSEKTKGEKEETVTPQDIVWDEQGMTWEVYGASLDTESLGFAIQNHLQCKIREHERRIRTLRRSTCLSERSPGESGTGKRNVLRSLFTGSKCRLKHNRERVGHDNV